The Actinotalea sp. JY-7876 sequence CCAGGCGCTCGGCGATCCCGACCATGAGGATCGAGACGAGCGCGATGACGACGAGGATGACGAGGGTGTCCACCGGCGGCTCCCGACGGTCGCTGTCCGAGACCCGACCCTAGGCGCACCCGGGCCGGGTCGCGCGGCCGCCTCAGACCCGGCGCCGCCCGACGACGACCGTCGCGTCGAGGTCCTCGTCCGTCACGACCCGCGTCGACAGGGCGCCGGCCGCCAGGAGGGCGACGGTGCGGGCGGCCTGGGTCCGGCCGGTCTCGACGACGAGGTACCCGCCCGGCGCGAGCCACTCGGCGGCCTGCGCAGCGAGGCGTGCGTGGACGTCCGTCCCGTCGGGTCCGCCGTCGAGCGCGGTCGCCGGCTCGTGGTCGCGGGCCTCGGGAGGCATGAGCGCGATGGCGGCGGTGGGGACGTACGGGGCGTTCGCGACGACGACGTCGACGCGGCCGCGCAGGTCGCGGGGCAGCGCGTCCCACAGGTCGCCCGCGTGCACGGTGCGGGCGGGCAGGTTCCGGCGCGCGCAGCGCACGGCGGCCGGGTCGACGTCGGCGGCGTGGAGCTCGACCTCGGCGGACGCCGCCACCGCGGCACCGAGCGCCCCGGCCCCGCAGCACAGGTCGACCACGACGGGCCGGCGGGCGCCGTCCCGGGCCTCGCCCTCGCCCAGCAGGCGCAGCGCCTCGCGCACGACCAGCTCGCTGCGCCGCCGCGGGACGAAGACGCCCGGCTCGACCGCGATCCGGAGCCCCGCGAACGCCACCCACCCGAGCACCTGCTCCAGCGGCTCGCCGGCGACGCGTCGCGCGACGAGGTCGGCGAGCGCCCCGCCGTCGGTGGCGGCGTCCGCGAGGAGGGCTGCCTCCTCCTCCGCGAAGACGCAGCCCGCCGCGCGCAGCGTCGCCGCGAGCGCGTCCAGGTCCGGGCCGGTCATCCCCCGAGCATCGCACCGCGCTCGGCCCCGGCACGACCGAGGGGAGCGGCCGGGTGGCCGCTCCCCTCGGGACGTCGCGACGTGTCAGAGGCGGGTGTCGCCCTGGGCCGGGTGCTCGTCGGTCAGGCTCACCAGCGGGTCGGTCGCCAGCGGGTCGGTGGCCGCCGGGGCCGCCGGGGCCGCGGTGGTCACGGGCTCGACCGGTACGACGACGTCGACCTCCACGGCCTCGACCTCGACCTCGACCTCCGCATCGCGCTCGCTGCGCGGGGTCGCGCTCGCGACGGCGGCCGCCGCGGCACCGGCCGCGAGGCCGATGCCCGCCGCCACGGCCTTGCCGGAGAGGCCGGCCTTGCCGGAGTCGCCCTCGGACGGCACGGCCGCCTCGACGCCCGGCGACCCGATCGTCGCGCCCTCGTTCACCGAGCCGCGCCACGCGCCGGTCGCGTAGCCCTCCGCCTCGATGAACGTCTTGAAGCGCTCGAGGTCGTGCTCGGCGCGGTTCTCCACCACGTGCAGCTTGTCGCCGACCTTCTCGACCAGACCCGTGGGCTCGTACTCGAGCGACAGGTGGATCTGCGTCTGCCCGCCACCGACGTCCTCGAAGGTCACCGCGCCGGCGTTGGTCACGCCCTCGGTCGCGGCCCACGCGATCTTGCGGTCCGGCACCTGCTCGAGGATGCGAGCGTCCCACTGGCGCTTGACGCCGGCGATCTCGACCACCCAGTGCAGCGTGTCGTCGGAGGTCTGGGTGACCTTCTTGACGCCGCTCATGAAGTGCGGGAAGTCCTCGAACTGCGTCCACTGGTTGTACGCGACGCTCAGCGGCACGTTGACCAGGACAGTCTTCTCGACCTTCGTCGTCATGGCATCTCCCTCGTCGGCGGGGGAGGCGTGGGTCGCACGCCACCTCGGGTGTCGTCCCAGCATGCGCGAGGTGCCGGCGGACCGCGCGGCGACCGACGTCAGCCGATGCGCCGCTGCAGCGCCTTCACGCCCATCAACGCCAGGCCGGCCGCGATGATCCACGGCCCGGCGACGATCACCGGGTCGAGGGCGTGGTGCACCGTGTCGACGCGCGTGCGATCCGTGAACCGGTCCTTCCCGTGCGCGAGCTCGGCCTTCATCCCCGTCTCGGTGATCGGGTTGTCCGGGCGTAGCCGGACCAGCGAGGTGAGGTGGCTCTCGACGGCGTCGACCCGGTCGGCCGCGATGAGCAGCAGCCAGTGGGCGGCGCGGGCCTCGCTGTACTGCGCGTACGCCCTGCGCCGGATCACGCCCGAGAGCCCCTTGAGCGGCTGGACCGTCCCGAAGACGGGCGTCACGAACGCGTGCTCGATCGAGCGCTCGCGTCCCTCGGCGCCAGGCTGGCGCTCGGGGAACTCCCAGTGGGCCCCGGTCTCGATGCCCGGCACCTCCCGGGGGACCGAGGGCCGGTCGCGGGGGTCGAGGTCCGCGCCCCAGCCCGGGATGCGGGCGCGCAGCTGCTCGGGCGTCTCGGGCAGCGGCGGCTTGGCGGCGGTGTAGGCCATGGTGCGCTCCTTCGGGTCGGCCGGTGGGGTCAGGCGGCGGTGGGGACGATGAGCGGCTTGATGCAGCCGTCGAGCTTGGCGGAGAACAGGTGGTAGGCCTCGCCGATCTCCTCGAGCGGGAACCGGTGGGTGACGATGTCGCTCGGGGTCAGGTAGCCGTTGCGCACGTGCTCGAACAGCCGCGGCCACTGGCGCTTCACGGGGCACTGGTTCATGCGCAGCGTGAGGCCCTTGTTGACGGCGTCGCCGAACTTCACGGCGCTGAAGATGGGTCCGTAGGCGCCCATGACCGAGACGGTCCCGCCCTTGCGGACGGAGTCGATCGCCCAGTTGAGGGCGACGGGGGAGCCGCCCTGGAGCTTGAGCTTCGCGCCGGTGACGTGCTGGATCAGGTTCCCGTCGGCCTCGGCCCCCACCGCGTCGATGCAGACGTCGGCGCCGAGGTGGTCGGTGGCCCGCTTCATCTCGACGACGATGTCGTCGTACTCCGCGAAGTTGTACGTCTCGGCGTGCGCGAACGTGCGGGCCTTCTCCAGGCGGTAGTCGAGGTGGTCGACGACGATGACGCGCCCGGCGCCCATGAGCCACGCGGACTTCGCCGCGTAGAGCCCGACGGGACCGGCGCCGAACACCGTGACGACGTCGCCCTCGTGGATGTCGCCCAGCTGGGCGCCGAAGTACCCCGTGGCGAGGGCGTCCGTCATGAGCACGGCGTCCTCGTCGGCCATCCAGTCGGGGATCACGGCCGGCCCGACGTCGGCGAAGGGCACGCGGACGTACTCGGCCTGCCCGCCGTCGTAGCCGCCCGTGGTGTGCGAGTAGCCGTAGATGCCGCCGACGGCCGTCGCGTTCGGGTTGACGTTGTGGCAGTTGGAGAACAGGCCGCGCGCGCAGAAGAAGCACGAGCCGCAGTAGATGTTGAACGGCACCATGACGCGGTCGCCGACCCTGAGGTTCTGCACGGACGGGCCGACCTGGTCGACGACCCCGACGAACTCGTGGCCGAAGGTGTGGCCCACCCGGGTGTCCGGCATGAGGCCGTGGTACAGGTGCAGGTCCGAGCCGCAGATCGCCGCCAGCGTCACGCGGACGATGGCGTCGTTCGGGTGCTCGATCCGGGGGATGTCCTTCTCCTCGACCCGCAGCTTGTACGGACCGCGGTACACCATCGCGCGCATGGGGCTCCCTCCGTCGGCGTGTGCCGTCCAGGTTCACACGGGGTCCGCGCACCCGCCCGGCGAGCCGGCTCAGGGTCATCTCAGGGGTCAGTGGGGGGAGAACCCGATGCCGCGGGTGGTGCCGCGCTGCCAGGCTCGACCTGCCCGGGACGGGCGACCGGGCCCCGACGGCGGGCCGGGCCGACAGACAGAGGACGACATGACAGCGTGCAGGACCTTCAGCATCACGACCGGCGTCATCACGGCAGGCCTGCTCCTGGGGGCGTGCGGGATCGGCTTCGGCGGCGACCGGACGACCGAGGACAGGGACGTCGACGGGCTCGCGGAGGTGACGGCCGTCTCGCTCGAGACCTCGGGCGACCTCGTGATCGAGCTCGGCGAGGAGACGTCCCTCACCGTGACCGCCGGGGACCGGGTCATGGACCGGCTCACGAGCGAGGTCCGCGACGGCGTCCTGGTCCTGGGCTCGAACGACGGCGTGAACGTGACGGGTGACATCGACTACCAGCTCGTGCTGAGCGCGCTCGACGCGATCCGCGTGCTCGGGTCCGGCGACGTCGAGGCGGGCGCCGCCACGGCCGAGAGCCTGACCGTCGAGGTGCGGGGTTCCGGGGACGTCACCGTCCACGACGTCGACGTGGAGGCGCTGGAGGTCGAGATCGAGGGTTCGGGGAACGTCGAGCTGAGCGGCGTCGCGCTGCGCCAGGTCACCACCATCCGCGGCTCCGGCGGCTTCGACGGGTCCTCGCTCGAGAGCGAGGACGCCGTGGTGGTGCTGGAGGGGTCGGGAGACGCCGAGGTCGACGTCTCCGACGCGCTCAGCGCGACGATCCGGGGCAGCGGCGACCTGACGTACACCGGCGGCGCCCAGGTCAGCGCCGACGTCGAGGGCTCGGGCGAGGTCCGCGAGGGGTAGGTCCGGGCGGCTCAGCCCCGGGGCGCCGGGAGGCCCGCCGCGAGCGTGTCGAGGACCTCCTCGACGACGTCGGGGAAGGGCCTGCCCATGGTGCGCGAGTGCCACAGGGCGGTGCGCACCGCGCTCGAGGTGACGGCGACGAGGAGCGCGGGGTAGAGGTCGTTCTCGCTGGCGCCGAGCCTGGCCCTGACCGCCGCGGTGAGCGTGCGGTCGAGGTCGGCCGAGGCCCCGGCCAGCGCCGCGCGCAGGTGCGGGTGCGCCTCCAGCACCCGCAGCCGCAGCGACCAGAAGCGCTCGTCGATCGACACCGTGAGGGCGTAGTCGCAGAGCACCGCCCGCAGCGACTCGAGCGGCTCCTCGTCGGCCGGGCGTGCCAGGAGCTGGGCCGCGAGCTGCTCGCCGAGCTCCGGGTCGTTGCCGACGAGGGCGTCCTCCTTGCCCGCGAAGTAGTTGAAGAAGGTGCGGGGGGAGACGTCGACCGCCGCGGCGATGTCGTCCGTCGTGACGTGGTCGAGGCCACGCTCCGCGACGAGCGTGAGGGCTGCCAGCCGCAGCGCCCGGCGCGTGCTGCGCTTCTTGCGCTCGCGCAGGGTGGGCTCGGGCGGCGCCACGGCGGTCTCCATGCCCACCAGGGTACTCGTGGTGCATCTTCTGCAAAACTGCATCAGTTGCGAAGTTGCAGCAACCGCAAAAACGCGCGTACCGTGGCGGCTCACCCCGAGGAGATCCATGCCCGACACGCGCGCCGACGCGATGCCCCACCGCACGACAGCACCACTGACGACGAAGCTCGACCCGGCCACGCGGAAGGTCTTCATCGGCCTCATGCTGGGCATGCTCGTCGCGTCGATCAGCCAGACCATCGTCTCGCCGGCGATGCCCATCATCGTCGCCGAGCTCGGCGGCATGGAGCACTACAGCTGGCTGGCCACGGCCGCCATGCTCGTCTCCGCCGTCGTCGTCCCGATCGTCGGCAAGCTCTCCGACCTGTACGGTCGCCGCGGCTTCTACCTCGGCGGCCTGGCGGTCTTCATGGTCGGATCGCTGCTCTCCGGGCTCGCCCAGGACTTCTGGTGGCTCGTCGGTGCCCGCGCGGTCCAGGGCCTCGGCATGGGCGCCCTGATGACGCTGTCGCAGACCGTGATCGGCGACATCATCCCGCCGCGCCAGCGCGGCAAGTACCAGGGCTACATGGGTGCCGTCTTCGGGCTCACCTCGATCGCCGGGCCGCTCGTGGGTGGCTCGATCACCGACGCGTGGGGCTGGCGGTGGCTGTTCTTCGCGACGCTGCCGATCGGCGTCGTCGCGCTCGCCTTCATCGTGCGCTTCCTCCACCCGCCGCACGTCCAGCGCCGGGCCAAGATCGACTATGCGGGCTTCGTGACCCTCTCGGCCGCGCTCGTGGCGATCCTGCTCGCCACGTCCTGGGGCGGCACCACCTACCCGTGGGACTCCGCCCAGGTCGTCGGCCTCTTCGCCCTCGGCGCGGTGCTCCTCGCGGCGTTCATCGCCGTCGAGCGCACGGCCGAGGAGCCGGTCATCCCGCTGCGCCTGTTCCGCAACTCCATCTTCACGTGGTCGAACGTGGCCTCGTTCTTCGTCGCGACCGGCATGTTCGGGGCGATCTTCTACATCCCCGTGTACGCCCAGGGCGTGCTCGGCGTCAGTGCCACCGACTCGGGCCTGATCATCATCCCGATGAGCGCCGCCATGATCGTCGTGGGCATGGTCGTCGGCCTCCTCACCACGCGGTGGGGCCGCTACAAGCCCTTCATCGTGGGGGGCACCGCCGTCATGCTCGTCGGCTTCTGGCTGCTCACCCGGGTCCACTACGGCTCGTCCGGCCTGCAGCTGGCCCTCGCGATGGTCGTCATCGGCGCCGGCCTGGGAGCCGCGCAGCAGACCTACACGCTGGTCGTGCAGAACGCCGTCGACCGGCGTGACCTCGGGGTCGCGACGGCCTCCACCCAGTTCTTCCGCAGCACCGGCGGCACCGTGGGGATCGCGGTCCTGGGCACGATCATGGGTTCGCGCCTGGCGACGTCCATCCCGGCGCACCTGCCCGAGGGCGCGGCCGCGGCCCTGCCGGTCGAGGGCATCGACGCGGGCGCGGTCCTCGACCCGACCGTCCTGGCCCAGCTGCCGGACGTGATCGCCGTCGCGGTACGTCAGGGGCTCGCCGACGCGCTGCACGACGTGTTCCTGCTGTCCATCCCGCTGGTCGCCATCGCGCTGGTGGCCTCGCTCCTGGTCAAGCAGATCCCGCTGCGCCAGACGCTGCACCGGGAGGCCCCCGAGGTCGCCGCCGCGGCGACGACCGAGGCGGGCGGCACCGAGGTCACGACGCCGCACGCGCAGGGCATGGTGGTGCCGGAGCCCGAGAAGGCGGACTCCCGCAGGGCCTAGGGTCGGGGCGTGGCAGCGCAGGTGCTCGTCCTGACCGGACGCGGACGGTACGAGGACCCGTGGCACGACC is a genomic window containing:
- a CDS encoding putative protein N(5)-glutamine methyltransferase gives rise to the protein MTGPDLDALAATLRAAGCVFAEEEAALLADAATDGGALADLVARRVAGEPLEQVLGWVAFAGLRIAVEPGVFVPRRRSELVVREALRLLGEGEARDGARRPVVVDLCCGAGALGAAVAASAEVELHAADVDPAAVRCARRNLPARTVHAGDLWDALPRDLRGRVDVVVANAPYVPTAAIALMPPEARDHEPATALDGGPDGTDVHARLAAQAAEWLAPGGYLVVETGRTQAARTVALLAAGALSTRVVTDEDLDATVVVGRRRV
- a CDS encoding SRPBCC family protein: MTTKVEKTVLVNVPLSVAYNQWTQFEDFPHFMSGVKKVTQTSDDTLHWVVEIAGVKRQWDARILEQVPDRKIAWAATEGVTNAGAVTFEDVGGGQTQIHLSLEYEPTGLVEKVGDKLHVVENRAEHDLERFKTFIEAEGYATGAWRGSVNEGATIGSPGVEAAVPSEGDSGKAGLSGKAVAAGIGLAAGAAAAAVASATPRSERDAEVEVEVEAVEVDVVVPVEPVTTAAPAAPAATDPLATDPLVSLTDEHPAQGDTRL
- a CDS encoding zinc-dependent alcohol dehydrogenase, whose product is MRAMVYRGPYKLRVEEKDIPRIEHPNDAIVRVTLAAICGSDLHLYHGLMPDTRVGHTFGHEFVGVVDQVGPSVQNLRVGDRVMVPFNIYCGSCFFCARGLFSNCHNVNPNATAVGGIYGYSHTTGGYDGGQAEYVRVPFADVGPAVIPDWMADEDAVLMTDALATGYFGAQLGDIHEGDVVTVFGAGPVGLYAAKSAWLMGAGRVIVVDHLDYRLEKARTFAHAETYNFAEYDDIVVEMKRATDHLGADVCIDAVGAEADGNLIQHVTGAKLKLQGGSPVALNWAIDSVRKGGTVSVMGAYGPIFSAVKFGDAVNKGLTLRMNQCPVKRQWPRLFEHVRNGYLTPSDIVTHRFPLEEIGEAYHLFSAKLDGCIKPLIVPTAA
- a CDS encoding head GIN domain-containing protein, encoding MTACRTFSITTGVITAGLLLGACGIGFGGDRTTEDRDVDGLAEVTAVSLETSGDLVIELGEETSLTVTAGDRVMDRLTSEVRDGVLVLGSNDGVNVTGDIDYQLVLSALDAIRVLGSGDVEAGAATAESLTVEVRGSGDVTVHDVDVEALEVEIEGSGNVELSGVALRQVTTIRGSGGFDGSSLESEDAVVVLEGSGDAEVDVSDALSATIRGSGDLTYTGGAQVSADVEGSGEVREG
- a CDS encoding TetR/AcrR family transcriptional regulator yields the protein METAVAPPEPTLRERKKRSTRRALRLAALTLVAERGLDHVTTDDIAAAVDVSPRTFFNYFAGKEDALVGNDPELGEQLAAQLLARPADEEPLESLRAVLCDYALTVSIDERFWSLRLRVLEAHPHLRAALAGASADLDRTLTAAVRARLGASENDLYPALLVAVTSSAVRTALWHSRTMGRPFPDVVEEVLDTLAAGLPAPRG
- a CDS encoding MDR family MFS transporter, yielding MPDTRADAMPHRTTAPLTTKLDPATRKVFIGLMLGMLVASISQTIVSPAMPIIVAELGGMEHYSWLATAAMLVSAVVVPIVGKLSDLYGRRGFYLGGLAVFMVGSLLSGLAQDFWWLVGARAVQGLGMGALMTLSQTVIGDIIPPRQRGKYQGYMGAVFGLTSIAGPLVGGSITDAWGWRWLFFATLPIGVVALAFIVRFLHPPHVQRRAKIDYAGFVTLSAALVAILLATSWGGTTYPWDSAQVVGLFALGAVLLAAFIAVERTAEEPVIPLRLFRNSIFTWSNVASFFVATGMFGAIFYIPVYAQGVLGVSATDSGLIIIPMSAAMIVVGMVVGLLTTRWGRYKPFIVGGTAVMLVGFWLLTRVHYGSSGLQLALAMVVIGAGLGAAQQTYTLVVQNAVDRRDLGVATASTQFFRSTGGTVGIAVLGTIMGSRLATSIPAHLPEGAAAALPVEGIDAGAVLDPTVLAQLPDVIAVAVRQGLADALHDVFLLSIPLVAIALVASLLVKQIPLRQTLHREAPEVAAAATTEAGGTEVTTPHAQGMVVPEPEKADSRRA